The Legionella lansingensis DNA window ATTACATAAGCGCTGATAGAAAGTTCTAATTTGCAAATTGTATTTTATTGCCACTAGGGTAGGCATATAGAGTGCTTTTCTTACGGCTGCCCTGCCTCCCCTGATTTGGCGAGGATTCATAACACATACGTCAGCCTTAGTCTCACTCAGTGCATACGTAAGTGGTTTCTCATAACCCCCAGTGGATTCGAGTACGACTAGCACATTAGAAAACAATGCAATTTTTTTTATTAGCTTTTGAATATCGGTTTCGGTGTTTTTAAATTGCATATATTTTCTTGTTGGCAGTATAAATATATCGAGAACTGCTTTAGAAACGTCTATGCCTATATAGATTTTTTCTTCTTGAAACATAATAATAGAAGTTCTTTAAACTCAGCCTTGTAGGTACGGGATCCCGTGGGTCCCAAGCAACTGTTCGAGTGGTTAAGGGAGTGAAGCGACGTTCATGCTACGCTGCGGGTTTATTAGCCCAAGGTTGGGACGAACCGTCGCTTCTCTTTATTATTACT harbors:
- a CDS encoding IS110 family transposase; the encoded protein is MFQEEKIYIGIDVSKAVLDIFILPTRKYMQFKNTETDIQKLIKKIALFSNVLVVLESTGGYEKPLTYALSETKADVCVMNPRQIRGGRAAVRKALYMPTLVAIKYNLQIRTFYQRLCNAGKSKMTALIACMRKLLITMNALIKKNQYWSEGT